The following are from one region of the Rhipicephalus microplus isolate Deutch F79 chromosome 1, USDA_Rmic, whole genome shotgun sequence genome:
- the LOC142768501 gene encoding juvenile hormone acid O-methyltransferase-like isoform X2 gives MGARWHPSAIEESRCRDSAERAAMQGGQKLALPPWMTARRPYFMSDCEKAFKCLGAKMRQTTSWDQFLDLGCGAGELTRCIVKEFGGRHRVVVATERSPDVVKVLRRNAAQRDILYEVVDVERDVDEALSSWGQFRRVFSLYHLESVQDKQRALNNIRRLLWEEGGELFLMFRVHSNLKALYKMLVEEGRWTDVAADYKAFHPKLPTGEKCATIVCKMIENAGFMVKQSKLLETNWRLSGTENLEDLIRGTSPVLHRVPPEQREEFVRDSAHAAARALPRNGDELTFSYTTFMALAEVDPAKSPAIVLDSVSASLFRRRRRGV, from the exons ATGGGGGCTCGCTGGCACCCGTCAGCCATCGAGGA GAGCCGATGCCGTGATTCCGCCGAGCGTGCGGCCATGCAGGGCGGCCAGAAACTAGCCCTGCCACCATGGATGACGGCGAGGCGCCCCTACTTCATGAGCGACTGCGAAAAGGCCTTCAAGTGCTTGGGAGCGAAAATGCGCCAGACAACGTCTTGGGACCAGTTCCTCGACCTCGGATGTGGCGCTGGCGAACTGACTCGCTGCATCGTCAAAGAGTTCGGTGGTCGTCATCGTGTCGTCGTCGCCACCGAAAGGTCGCCTGATGTGGTTAAG GTTCTTCGCCGCAATGCGGCTCAGCGAGACATCCTTTACGAGGTTGTAGATGTGGAACGTGACGTGGATGAGGCTCTGTCCAGCTGGGGCCAGTTCCGACGCGTCTTCTCCCTGTACCACCTAGAGAGCGTGCAGGACAAGCAACGTGCGCTCAACAACATCCGACGACTGCTGTGGGAAGAGGGCGGCGAGTTGTTCCTCATGTTCCGCGTCCACTCGAACCTGAAGGCACTCTACAAGATGCTTGTCGAGGAAGGGCGCTGGACCGATGTGGCCGCG GACTACAAAGCGTTCCATCCGAAGCTGCCCACAGGAGAGAAatgcgccaccattgtgtgcaaGATGATAGAGAACGCCGGGTTCATGGTCAAGCAGAGCAAATTGCTCGAGACCAACTGGCGGCTCTCTGGCACGGAGAATCTAGAAG ATCTGATCAGGGGCACTTCCCCCGTGTTGCATCGAGTGCCTCCGGAGCAGCGAGAAGAGTTTGTGCGTGATAGTGCGCACGCTGCGGCGAGGGCGCTGCCACGAAATGGCGACGAGTTGACCTTCTCGTACACCACGTTCATGGCCTTGGCTGAGGTCGACCCGGCCAAATCGCCCGCCATTGTTCTGGACTCAGTGTCGGCGAGCTTATTTAGGCGACGCCGACGCGGCGTTTAG
- the LOC142768501 gene encoding uncharacterized protein LOC142768501 isoform X1: MLAIGCRARLGRQLWALECGSASCRSFSTTLVKPVRGRRSYSNGHSTVLTVPLSLAAPNDLITRNSVSLNLSRLPHVRHIERHLFWLLVAPRAPTCCAQLVGHQTRCFWTIAYGGSVRIFKGVENRLDYHPEYSTLAMNTTAEWRRHPTGTIAVYLNSSNSFRQLHSSTQGSSLTPVLAPPLTRRSRCRDSAERAAMQGGQKLALPPWMTARRPYFMSDCEKAFKCLGAKMRQTTSWDQFLDLGCGAGELTRCIVKEFGGRHRVVVATERSPDVVKVLRRNAAQRDILYEVVDVERDVDEALSSWGQFRRVFSLYHLESVQDKQRALNNIRRLLWEEGGELFLMFRVHSNLKALYKMLVEEGRWTDVAADYKAFHPKLPTGEKCATIVCKMIENAGFMVKQSKLLETNWRLSGTENLEDLIRGTSPVLHRVPPEQREEFVRDSAHAAARALPRNGDELTFSYTTFMALAEVDPAKSPAIVLDSVSASLFRRRRRGV, encoded by the exons ATGCTAGCTATCGGCTGCCGTGCACGCCTAGGTAGGCAATTATGGGCCTTGGAATGTGGTAGTGCATCCTGCCGATCTTTTTCGACTACGCTAGTAAAGCCGGTTCGAGGACGCCGTAGTTATAGCAATGGCCATTCCACTGTCCTTACAGTGCCGCTGTCTCTAGCGGCCCCCAACGATTTGATCACTAGGAACTCGGTGAGCCTAAATCTTTCTAGGTTGCCTCATGTGCGACATATTGAACGCCATCTGTTTTGGCTTCTTGTTGCTCCTAGAGCGCCAACGTGCTGCGCTCAGCTTGTCGGGCATCAGACGCGCTGTTTCTGGACCATTGCCTATGGAGGGTCTGTGAGAATATTCAAGGGAGTGGAGAACCGTCTGGATTACCATCCAGAATACTCTACTCTTGCAATGAATACGACAGCAGAATGGCGGAGGCACCCTACGGGAACGATTGCAGTATATCTAAATTCCAGCAACAGTTTTCGTCAGCTGCACTCGTCCACTCAAGGCTCCAGTTTGACACCCGTGTTGGCGCCGCCACTTACCCGTAGGAGCCGATGCCGTGATTCCGCCGAGCGTGCGGCCATGCAGGGCGGCCAGAAACTAGCCCTGCCACCATGGATGACGGCGAGGCGCCCCTACTTCATGAGCGACTGCGAAAAGGCCTTCAAGTGCTTGGGAGCGAAAATGCGCCAGACAACGTCTTGGGACCAGTTCCTCGACCTCGGATGTGGCGCTGGCGAACTGACTCGCTGCATCGTCAAAGAGTTCGGTGGTCGTCATCGTGTCGTCGTCGCCACCGAAAGGTCGCCTGATGTGGTTAAG GTTCTTCGCCGCAATGCGGCTCAGCGAGACATCCTTTACGAGGTTGTAGATGTGGAACGTGACGTGGATGAGGCTCTGTCCAGCTGGGGCCAGTTCCGACGCGTCTTCTCCCTGTACCACCTAGAGAGCGTGCAGGACAAGCAACGTGCGCTCAACAACATCCGACGACTGCTGTGGGAAGAGGGCGGCGAGTTGTTCCTCATGTTCCGCGTCCACTCGAACCTGAAGGCACTCTACAAGATGCTTGTCGAGGAAGGGCGCTGGACCGATGTGGCCGCG GACTACAAAGCGTTCCATCCGAAGCTGCCCACAGGAGAGAAatgcgccaccattgtgtgcaaGATGATAGAGAACGCCGGGTTCATGGTCAAGCAGAGCAAATTGCTCGAGACCAACTGGCGGCTCTCTGGCACGGAGAATCTAGAAG ATCTGATCAGGGGCACTTCCCCCGTGTTGCATCGAGTGCCTCCGGAGCAGCGAGAAGAGTTTGTGCGTGATAGTGCGCACGCTGCGGCGAGGGCGCTGCCACGAAATGGCGACGAGTTGACCTTCTCGTACACCACGTTCATGGCCTTGGCTGAGGTCGACCCGGCCAAATCGCCCGCCATTGTTCTGGACTCAGTGTCGGCGAGCTTATTTAGGCGACGCCGACGCGGCGTTTAG